One Burkholderia vietnamiensis LMG 10929 genomic window carries:
- a CDS encoding CheR family methyltransferase, which produces MNAFAALFRDWLRRETGIDPDSLGHDFLSRALTERVHALQCDGERLPSAARAPVTTEALRAYWARLHACADERRALIELFVVPETWFFRDGAAFAALARRAAERVACAPGRVIRVLSAPCSTGEEPYSAAMALLDAGLDPASFAIDALDLSARAIEHARAGCYGRNAFRGTQTAFRTRFFTPTADGWLLDEQVRSRVQFRQANLMEACADTGVRYDFVFCRNVLIYFDRDAQDRAIRQLASRLADDGMLFVGPAETGVAMRCGMRSARVPLAFAFQRADDGAVADECVAGHVGGDGSYGRMARGGALGAGPTSGAATASAMPLASAWTCASVSATASGLPSSSPTSATRALHAVVPPPSGLDAARAAPPTVFQPRAPSPFEPVAPPPADPLARARSPSPAPANAVDAPTLEQAQALANAGAFDEAERMLARFSAHAGPHADAYYLNGLIADARGRAEEAGDFYRKALYLRPTHHEALTHLATLLDVGGDGAGARWLLERARRAVG; this is translated from the coding sequence ATGAATGCGTTCGCCGCGCTGTTTCGCGACTGGCTGCGCCGCGAGACCGGCATCGATCCCGATTCGCTCGGCCATGATTTCCTGAGCCGTGCGCTGACCGAGCGCGTGCATGCGCTGCAGTGCGACGGTGAACGATTGCCGTCGGCCGCGCGGGCGCCCGTGACGACGGAGGCGCTGCGCGCGTACTGGGCGCGCCTGCACGCATGCGCCGACGAGCGGCGCGCGCTGATCGAGCTGTTCGTCGTGCCCGAGACGTGGTTCTTCCGCGATGGCGCGGCGTTCGCGGCGCTCGCGCGGCGCGCGGCCGAGCGCGTAGCCTGCGCGCCCGGGCGCGTGATCCGCGTGCTGAGCGCGCCATGTTCGACCGGCGAGGAGCCGTATTCGGCGGCGATGGCGCTGCTCGACGCGGGGCTCGACCCGGCGAGCTTCGCGATCGACGCGCTCGACCTCAGCGCGCGAGCGATCGAGCACGCGCGGGCCGGCTGTTATGGAAGGAACGCGTTTCGCGGCACGCAGACGGCGTTTCGCACGCGTTTCTTCACGCCGACGGCCGACGGCTGGCTGCTCGACGAGCAGGTGCGATCGCGCGTGCAGTTTCGTCAGGCCAATTTGATGGAGGCGTGCGCCGACACGGGCGTGCGCTACGACTTCGTGTTCTGCCGCAACGTGCTGATCTATTTCGATCGCGACGCGCAGGATCGCGCGATCCGTCAGCTCGCGAGCCGGCTCGCGGACGACGGGATGCTGTTCGTCGGGCCGGCCGAGACGGGCGTCGCGATGCGCTGCGGGATGCGTTCGGCGCGGGTGCCGCTGGCGTTCGCGTTTCAGCGCGCCGATGACGGGGCGGTGGCGGATGAGTGCGTGGCCGGGCATGTGGGTGGGGATGGTTCTTACGGGCGTATGGCGCGGGGCGGGGCGTTGGGGGCGGGGCCGACGTCAGGGGCGGCGACGGCGTCAGCGATGCCGTTAGCGTCAGCGTGGACGTGTGCGTCAGTGTCCGCGACGGCATCAGGATTGCCATCGTCATCACCCACGTCAGCAACGCGTGCGCTGCACGCCGTCGTGCCGCCGCCGTCGGGTCTGGATGCCGCACGCGCGGCACCGCCGACAGTATTCCAGCCACGCGCCCCCAGCCCGTTCGAACCGGTCGCGCCCCCACCAGCCGATCCACTCGCGCGCGCACGATCCCCATCGCCCGCGCCTGCCAACGCCGTCGACGCGCCGACGCTCGAGCAGGCGCAGGCGCTTGCTAACGCGGGCGCGTTCGACGAGGCCGAGCGCATGCTCGCACGGTTTTCGGCGCACGCGGGCCCGCACGCCGACGCCTACTATCTGAACGGATTGATCGCCGACGCGCGCGGGCGCGCCGAGGAAGCCGGAGACTTCTACCGCAAGGCGCTGTACCTGCGGCCGACCCACCACGAAGCGCTCACGCATCTCGCGACGCTGCTCGACGTCGGCGGCGATGGCGCCGGCGCGCGCTGGCTGCTCGAGCGAGCGCGGCGTGCGGTCGGATAA
- a CDS encoding chemotaxis response regulator protein-glutamate methylesterase, whose product MNIGIVNDLPLAVEALRRVIASRTEHRVLWVATDGDEAVDFCIAQPPDLVLMDLVMPKLDGVAATRQIMARAPCAILIVTADVSANTSSVYEAMGAGALDAVDTPTLALGLPSDAAPQPLLAKIDQIGRLLESRAAPLAPCARMPACGQPTLVAIGASAGGPTALTALLRALPADFPAALVIVQHVDQAFAVGMAEWLDGHTRLPVRIARQGGVPRAGEVLLAATNDHLSLSPRGVLGYTRHPVDTPYRPSIDVFFTSVADGWRGDALGVLLTGMGRDGALGLKAMRAKGCYTIAQDEATSAVYGMPKAAAAIGAAAAILPLERIAPRLISRVMRRSPD is encoded by the coding sequence ATGAACATCGGCATCGTCAACGATCTGCCGCTGGCCGTCGAGGCGCTGCGCCGGGTGATCGCCTCGCGCACCGAACATCGCGTGCTGTGGGTCGCGACCGACGGCGACGAAGCGGTGGACTTCTGCATCGCGCAGCCGCCCGATCTCGTGCTGATGGATCTCGTGATGCCGAAGCTCGACGGCGTCGCCGCGACGCGGCAGATCATGGCGCGTGCGCCGTGCGCGATCCTGATCGTGACCGCGGACGTCAGCGCGAACACGTCGTCGGTCTACGAGGCGATGGGTGCGGGCGCCCTCGATGCGGTCGACACGCCGACGCTCGCGCTCGGCCTGCCGTCGGACGCCGCGCCGCAGCCGCTGCTCGCGAAGATCGACCAGATCGGCCGCCTGCTCGAAAGCCGCGCGGCGCCGCTCGCGCCGTGCGCGCGGATGCCGGCGTGCGGCCAGCCGACGCTCGTCGCGATCGGCGCGTCCGCCGGCGGGCCGACCGCGCTCACCGCGCTGCTGCGCGCGTTGCCGGCCGATTTCCCGGCCGCGCTGGTGATCGTGCAGCACGTCGATCAGGCGTTCGCGGTCGGCATGGCGGAGTGGCTCGACGGCCACACGCGGCTGCCCGTGCGCATCGCGCGGCAGGGCGGCGTGCCGCGTGCGGGCGAGGTGCTGCTGGCCGCCACCAACGATCACCTGAGCCTGTCGCCGCGCGGCGTGCTCGGCTATACGCGGCACCCGGTCGACACGCCGTACCGGCCGTCGATCGACGTGTTCTTCACCAGCGTCGCCGACGGCTGGCGGGGCGACGCGCTCGGCGTGCTGCTGACGGGCATGGGGCGCGACGGCGCGCTGGGGTTGAAGGCGATGCGCGCGAAGGGCTGCTACACGATCGCGCAGGACGAGGCGACCAGTGCGGTGTACGGGATGCCGAAGGCCGCCGCGGCGATCGGCGCGGCTGCGGCGATCCTGCCGCTCGAGCGCATCGCGCCGCGGCTCATCTCGCGCGTGATGCGCCGCTCGCCCGACTGA
- a CDS encoding chemotaxis protein CheW — MMRAEPHGAAHALFLMFELDGARYALDAADVDEVLPLAATTAVAGAPAWIAGLLMRGAQPVPVIDLPMLALGRPAQALRSTRLVMVRYRGGRSGRERVIGLIVERATRTLRIDRAAFRISGVSSERTRWLGRVANTRDGVVQQVSVAGLVDDVAHLYLFDGQPAHEGAPG; from the coding sequence ATGATGCGCGCCGAGCCGCACGGCGCCGCGCACGCGCTGTTCCTGATGTTCGAGCTCGACGGCGCGCGTTATGCGCTCGACGCGGCGGACGTCGACGAGGTGTTGCCGCTCGCCGCCACCACGGCCGTGGCCGGCGCGCCCGCGTGGATCGCCGGCTTGCTGATGCGCGGCGCCCAGCCGGTGCCGGTGATCGACCTGCCGATGCTCGCGCTCGGACGCCCGGCGCAGGCGCTGCGTTCGACGCGGCTCGTGATGGTGCGCTATCGCGGCGGCCGGAGCGGACGCGAGCGCGTGATCGGGCTGATCGTCGAGCGCGCGACGCGGACGCTGCGGATCGACCGCGCGGCATTTCGCATCAGCGGCGTGTCGAGCGAGCGCACGCGCTGGCTCGGGCGCGTCGCGAACACGCGGGACGGCGTCGTGCAGCAGGTGTCGGTTGCCGGCCTGGTCGACGACGTCGCGCACCTGTATCTGTTCGACGGCCAGCCGGCCCACGAAGGGGCGCCCGGATGA
- a CDS encoding hybrid sensor histidine kinase/response regulator, translating into MSGDDDLSHLSLLELYREETRTQTQALSERLLVLEAREPDAAALDACMRAAHSLKGAARIVGVPPGVDIAGRMEECFVAAQAGAIALSAAHVDVLLAGVDLLLRVADPDAPPVSAAEIDAFALALTSADAAQAVPVAADVPASASASAPVSAPTSAAPQRGYDGAVNEPVDAGAATPPHAAQPYVAQPYATPARATPLHAEQPYAMPPYAAAPHSTQPHAAQLNATPPYEAAPHATQPYATPAHAMQPHAEQPYATPPYAAAPHATPPPATDPPHAAQAAATATAAMRRVRADTLNRLLSLSGESLVESRWLKPFAESMLRVKRAQRDAARSLDLLYERFADDLDAGALASMNEVRHMLNDLQRALAERMDEFDRFERRSTHIAEQLYDEALQCRMRPFGDATRAYPRIVRDLARSLGKQVRFSIVGEGTQVDRDILDLLDAPLGHLLRNAIDHGVEPPDVRRARGKPADARVTLEARHSAGSLLVSVIDDGPGVDLDALRAAVVRQRLTDDETAARLSDAELLEFLLLPGFSMRDAVTDVSGRGVGLDAVQEMVRGVRGAVRIFNEPGVGMRFVLQLPLTLSVIRSLLVEVGGEPYAFPLAHVRRTLELAHDDIDVLEGQPHFPFDGRRAGLVAAHQLLDAGASDAARATTAVVVVGGEPELYGVAVDRFLGERMLVVQPLDSRLHKIQNIAAGALLENGDPVLIVDVEDLIRSVDKLVRGGQLATLSRDPQRALGERRRRVLVVDDSLTVRELERKLLEKRGYDVTVAVDGMDGWNAVRSDAFDLVVTDVDMPRMDGIELVMLIKGDPALKRVPVMIVSYKDRDEDRRRGLDAGADYYLAKSSFHDEALLDAVHDLIGDARG; encoded by the coding sequence ATGAGCGGCGATGACGATCTGAGCCATCTGTCGTTGCTCGAACTCTATCGCGAGGAGACGCGCACGCAGACGCAGGCGCTGTCCGAGCGTCTGCTCGTGCTGGAAGCGCGCGAACCCGACGCCGCCGCGCTCGACGCATGCATGCGCGCCGCGCATTCGCTGAAGGGCGCCGCGCGCATCGTCGGCGTGCCGCCTGGCGTCGATATCGCCGGGCGGATGGAGGAATGCTTCGTCGCCGCGCAGGCCGGCGCGATCGCGCTGAGTGCGGCGCACGTCGACGTGCTGCTCGCCGGCGTCGACCTGCTGCTGCGCGTCGCCGATCCGGACGCGCCGCCCGTGTCGGCCGCCGAGATCGACGCGTTCGCGCTGGCGCTGACGAGTGCCGATGCCGCGCAGGCGGTGCCGGTGGCGGCGGACGTACCCGCATCGGCATCGGCTTCGGCACCGGTGTCAGCGCCGACGTCAGCCGCGCCGCAGCGCGGGTATGACGGCGCGGTGAACGAACCAGTGGACGCTGGCGCGGCGACGCCGCCCCATGCAGCGCAGCCATACGTAGCGCAGCCGTACGCAACTCCGGCGCGTGCAACGCCGCTGCACGCCGAGCAGCCGTACGCAATGCCACCGTATGCAGCGGCGCCACACTCAACGCAGCCGCACGCCGCGCAGCTGAACGCAACGCCACCGTACGAAGCGGCGCCGCATGCAACGCAGCCGTACGCAACTCCGGCGCATGCAATGCAGCCGCACGCCGAGCAGCCGTACGCAACGCCACCGTACGCAGCTGCGCCGCACGCAACGCCACCGCCCGCGACCGATCCCCCACACGCCGCCCAGGCGGCTGCCACCGCCACCGCCGCAATGCGCCGCGTCCGCGCCGATACGCTGAACCGGCTGCTGAGCCTGTCCGGCGAGTCGCTCGTCGAATCGCGCTGGCTCAAGCCGTTCGCCGAATCGATGCTGCGCGTGAAGCGCGCGCAACGCGACGCGGCCCGCTCGCTCGATCTGCTGTACGAACGCTTCGCCGACGATCTCGACGCGGGCGCGCTCGCGTCGATGAACGAAGTGCGTCACATGCTGAACGATCTGCAGCGCGCGCTCGCCGAGCGCATGGACGAATTCGACCGCTTCGAGCGGCGCAGCACGCACATCGCCGAGCAGCTGTACGACGAGGCGCTGCAATGCCGGATGCGGCCGTTCGGCGATGCGACGCGCGCGTATCCGCGCATCGTGCGCGACCTCGCGCGCTCGCTCGGCAAGCAGGTACGCTTCTCGATCGTCGGCGAGGGCACGCAGGTCGACCGCGACATCCTCGATCTGCTCGACGCGCCGCTCGGCCACCTGCTGCGCAACGCGATCGACCACGGCGTCGAGCCGCCCGACGTGCGCCGCGCGCGCGGCAAGCCGGCCGACGCGCGCGTGACGCTCGAGGCGCGGCACAGCGCCGGCTCGCTGCTCGTCAGCGTGATCGACGACGGGCCGGGCGTCGACCTCGACGCGCTGCGCGCGGCCGTCGTGCGCCAGCGCCTCACCGACGACGAGACGGCCGCGCGGCTGTCCGACGCCGAGCTGCTCGAATTCCTGCTGCTGCCCGGCTTCTCGATGCGCGACGCGGTGACGGACGTGTCCGGCCGCGGCGTCGGCCTCGACGCGGTGCAGGAGATGGTGCGCGGCGTGCGCGGCGCCGTGCGGATCTTCAACGAACCGGGCGTCGGCATGCGCTTCGTGCTGCAGCTGCCGCTCACGCTGTCGGTGATCCGCAGCCTGCTCGTCGAAGTCGGCGGCGAGCCGTATGCGTTTCCGCTCGCGCACGTGCGCCGCACGCTCGAACTGGCGCACGACGACATCGACGTGCTCGAGGGCCAGCCGCATTTTCCGTTCGACGGGCGGCGCGCGGGCCTCGTCGCCGCGCATCAGCTGCTCGATGCGGGCGCCTCCGACGCCGCGCGGGCGACTACGGCGGTCGTGGTGGTCGGCGGCGAGCCCGAGCTGTACGGCGTCGCGGTCGACCGCTTCCTCGGCGAACGGATGCTGGTCGTGCAGCCGCTCGACAGCCGCCTGCACAAGATCCAGAACATCGCGGCCGGCGCGCTGCTCGAGAACGGCGACCCGGTGCTGATCGTCGACGTCGAGGATTTGATCCGCTCGGTCGACAAGCTCGTGCGCGGCGGCCAGCTCGCGACGCTGTCGCGCGATCCGCAGCGCGCGCTCGGCGAGCGGCGGCGTCGCGTGCTCGTCGTCGACGATTCGCTGACGGTGCGCGAGCTCGAGCGCAAGCTGCTCGAGAAGCGCGGCTACGACGTGACCGTCGCGGTGGACGGGATGGACGGCTGGAACGCGGTGCGCAGCGACGCGTTCGACCTCGTCGTCACCGACGTCGACATGCCGCGCATGGACGGCATCGAGCTCGTCATGCTGATCAAGGGCGACCCGGCGCTCAAGCGCGTGCCCGTGATGATCGTCTCGTACAAGGATCGCGACGAGGATCGCCGGCGCGGGCTCGACGCCGGCGCCGACTACTACCTTGCCAAGAGCAGCTTCCACGACGAGGCGCTGCTCGACGCGGTGCACGACCTGATCGGAGACGCGCGCGGATGA
- a CDS encoding methyl-accepting chemotaxis protein, translating into MATLTPRANHESLHPTLGAARLTLGNRILLSFGVLFVLMLVMAGVSYERLRAINAEAVSIERDSLPGVYLAASLRGAVNESFATLQQATFVDTSPELVERDFAKLGDALKEIESLSIDYQNTTFRDEDRQRFAVFRSAYDRYLPLLNDAVQKGRASHDEAVAAYAKVEPAWAEVVRSANILVQENRKFADQSAKLIRESGQDTEVVLAIALAIVLLSALGLGYGLYRSVTVPMARLVDVHDAMRTGNLTHRLDLRRRDEFGTLETGFNRMADELTELVSRAQQSSMQVTTSVAEIAATSREQQATANETAATTTEIGATSREIFATSRDLLRTMNEVAGVAEQSATLAGVSQSGLTRMGDTMRSVMDAAGSVNAKLAILNEKALNINQVVATITKVADQTNLLSLNAAIEAEKAGEYGRGFAVVATEIRRLADQTAVATYDIEQTVKEIQSAVSAGVMGMDKFSEEVRRGMLDVQQVGAQLSQIIAEVQTLAPRFQMVNEGMQTQASGAEQITQALSQLSEAAQQTAESLRQSSQAIDDLTLVANQLRTSVSRFKVDA; encoded by the coding sequence ATGGCCACCCTGACGCCCCGTGCGAACCATGAAAGCTTGCATCCGACCCTCGGCGCCGCCCGGCTCACGCTCGGCAATCGCATCCTGCTGAGCTTCGGCGTGCTGTTCGTGCTGATGCTCGTGATGGCCGGCGTGTCGTACGAGCGGCTGCGCGCGATCAATGCCGAAGCCGTCAGCATCGAGCGCGATTCGCTGCCCGGCGTGTATCTTGCGGCGTCGTTGCGCGGGGCGGTCAACGAATCGTTCGCGACGCTGCAACAGGCGACCTTCGTCGATACGAGCCCGGAGCTCGTGGAGCGCGATTTCGCGAAGCTCGGCGACGCGCTCAAGGAAATCGAATCGCTGTCGATCGACTATCAGAACACCACGTTCCGCGACGAGGACCGTCAGCGCTTCGCGGTGTTCCGCAGCGCATACGACCGCTACCTGCCGTTGCTGAACGACGCGGTGCAGAAGGGCCGCGCGTCGCACGACGAGGCCGTCGCCGCCTACGCGAAGGTCGAGCCGGCGTGGGCCGAGGTCGTGCGCAGCGCGAATATCCTGGTGCAGGAGAATCGCAAGTTCGCCGATCAGTCGGCGAAGCTGATCCGCGAATCCGGTCAGGACACCGAGGTCGTGCTCGCGATCGCGCTGGCGATCGTGCTGCTGTCGGCGCTCGGGCTCGGCTATGGGCTCTACCGTTCGGTCACGGTGCCGATGGCGCGGCTCGTCGACGTGCACGACGCGATGCGCACCGGCAACCTCACGCATCGGCTCGACCTGCGCCGCCGCGACGAGTTCGGCACGCTCGAGACCGGCTTCAACCGGATGGCCGACGAGCTGACCGAGCTGGTGTCGCGTGCGCAGCAGTCGTCGATGCAGGTGACGACGTCGGTCGCGGAGATCGCGGCGACGTCGCGCGAGCAGCAGGCGACCGCGAACGAGACCGCGGCGACGACGACCGAGATCGGCGCGACGTCGCGCGAGATCTTCGCGACGTCGCGCGATTTGCTGCGCACGATGAACGAGGTGGCCGGCGTGGCCGAGCAGTCGGCGACGCTCGCGGGCGTCAGCCAGAGCGGCCTCACGCGGATGGGCGACACGATGCGCAGCGTGATGGACGCGGCCGGCTCGGTGAACGCGAAGCTCGCGATCCTCAACGAGAAGGCGCTGAACATCAACCAGGTCGTCGCGACGATCACCAAGGTCGCCGACCAGACCAACCTGCTGTCGCTGAACGCGGCGATCGAGGCCGAGAAGGCCGGCGAGTACGGGCGCGGCTTCGCGGTCGTCGCGACCGAGATCCGCCGCCTCGCGGACCAGACCGCGGTGGCGACCTACGACATCGAGCAGACGGTCAAGGAGATCCAGTCGGCCGTGTCCGCCGGCGTGATGGGGATGGACAAGTTCTCCGAGGAAGTGCGCCGCGGGATGCTCGACGTGCAGCAGGTCGGCGCGCAGCTGTCGCAGATCATCGCCGAGGTGCAGACGCTCGCGCCGCGCTTCCAGATGGTCAACGAAGGCATGCAGACGCAGGCGAGCGGCGCCGAGCAGATCACGCAGGCACTGTCGCAGCTGTCGGAAGCCGCGCAGCAGACGGCCGAATCGTTGCGCCAGTCGTCGCAGGCGATCGACGACCTGACGCTCGTCGCGAACCAGTTGCGCACCAGCGTGTCGCGCTTCAAGGTCGACGCATGA
- a CDS encoding voltage-gated chloride channel family protein has product MFFSTSADFFATVRYVCRWLALSALLGILAGTASAFFLIALDWATGTRIAHPWLLWGLPAAGFATGWVYHRFGQSVARGNNLLIDEIHDPKALVPKRMGPLVLAATVVTHLFGGSAGREGTAVQMGGALADRVTQLFRLDREHRRVLLMGGIAAGFSSVFGTPLAGAVFGLEVLAIGRLRYDALLTCVASSIVADVVCRAWGVHHTVYAIASVPAVSATGLAATVVAGVAFGVVGRLFAFATHALTAWFRRVVRYAPLQPVLGGAMVAVAATVLNVPQYLGLGIPTIEAAFHGPLPAYDFAGKFAFTVVTLASGFKGGEVTPLFYIGATLGNALGQVLALPVPVLAGLGFVAVFAGAANTPIASTIMAIELFGADLGVYAIVACVVAYLFSGHAGIYRAQRIAVGKGAQVEID; this is encoded by the coding sequence ATGTTTTTCTCGACCTCTGCCGATTTCTTCGCGACCGTGCGCTACGTGTGCCGCTGGCTCGCCCTGTCGGCCCTGCTCGGCATCCTGGCCGGCACGGCTTCCGCATTCTTCCTGATCGCGCTCGACTGGGCGACCGGCACGCGCATCGCGCATCCGTGGCTGTTGTGGGGGCTGCCGGCCGCCGGCTTCGCGACCGGCTGGGTCTACCACCGTTTCGGCCAGTCGGTCGCGCGCGGCAACAACCTGCTGATCGACGAAATCCACGATCCGAAGGCGCTCGTGCCGAAGCGGATGGGGCCGCTCGTGCTGGCCGCGACCGTCGTCACGCATCTGTTCGGCGGTTCGGCCGGCCGCGAGGGCACGGCCGTGCAGATGGGCGGCGCGCTCGCCGACCGCGTCACGCAGTTGTTCCGGCTCGACCGCGAGCATCGGCGCGTGCTGCTGATGGGCGGTATCGCGGCCGGTTTCTCGTCGGTGTTCGGCACGCCGCTGGCCGGCGCGGTGTTCGGGCTCGAGGTGCTGGCGATCGGCCGGCTGCGCTACGACGCGCTGCTGACCTGCGTCGCGTCGTCGATCGTCGCCGACGTCGTGTGCCGCGCGTGGGGCGTGCATCACACCGTCTATGCGATCGCGTCGGTGCCGGCGGTGTCGGCGACCGGGCTGGCCGCGACGGTCGTCGCCGGCGTCGCGTTCGGCGTGGTCGGCCGGCTGTTCGCGTTCGCGACGCATGCGCTGACCGCCTGGTTCCGGCGCGTGGTGCGCTACGCGCCGCTGCAGCCGGTGCTCGGCGGCGCGATGGTGGCCGTCGCGGCCACCGTGCTGAACGTGCCGCAATACCTGGGCCTCGGGATTCCGACGATCGAGGCCGCGTTCCACGGGCCGCTGCCGGCGTACGATTTCGCGGGCAAGTTCGCGTTCACCGTGGTGACGCTCGCGTCCGGGTTCAAGGGCGGCGAAGTGACGCCGCTGTTCTACATCGGCGCGACGCTCGGCAACGCGCTCGGCCAGGTGCTCGCGCTGCCGGTGCCGGTGCTCGCGGGGCTCGGCTTCGTCGCGGTGTTCGCCGGCGCGGCCAACACGCCGATCGCGTCGACCATCATGGCGATCGAGCTGTTCGGCGCGGATCTCGGCGTGTATGCGATCGTCGCGTGCGTGGTCGCGTATCTGTTCTCGGGACACGCGGGCATTTACCGCGCGCAGCGCATCGCGGTGGGCAAGGGCGCGCAGGTCGAGATCGACTGA
- a CDS encoding hybrid sensor histidine kinase/response regulator: protein MKESRDQNAPDCLESGLSILLVDDQPFVGEVIRRALRSEPDIDLHVCTDPHRALAVARDVKPTVILQDLVMPDIDGLDLVRAWRAHVDTARVPIIVLSAKEEPVVKREAFIAGANDYLVKLPDAMELTARIRYHSSSYLMARQRDEALDFLSHDMRSPQTSILALLEVYRNEHGDMPALLERIAGHARRALALADGFIHLTRAQSERRAHELVSLDEVVLDAVDQLWEKALGFGSRIVAHVCDAECATMGDRMMLTRAVANLIDNALKYGPAGADIHCTLNDDGGAWLIGVEDAGSGIAPEQRAAATESFVRLESVHGAMRGGFGLGLAFVRATAARHRGQILMRDTARGFMVALRLPAQRER, encoded by the coding sequence ATGAAAGAATCGCGCGATCAAAATGCGCCGGATTGTCTCGAATCGGGGCTGTCGATCCTGCTCGTCGACGATCAGCCGTTCGTCGGCGAGGTGATACGCCGCGCATTGCGCAGCGAGCCCGACATCGACCTGCATGTGTGCACCGATCCCCACCGGGCATTGGCCGTCGCGCGCGACGTCAAGCCGACCGTCATCCTGCAGGACCTCGTGATGCCGGACATCGACGGCCTGGACCTCGTGCGCGCGTGGCGCGCGCACGTGGACACGGCGCGCGTGCCGATCATCGTGCTGTCCGCGAAGGAGGAGCCGGTCGTCAAGCGCGAGGCGTTCATCGCCGGCGCGAACGACTATCTGGTGAAGCTGCCGGACGCGATGGAACTGACGGCGCGCATCCGCTACCACTCGAGTTCGTACCTGATGGCGCGGCAGCGCGACGAGGCGCTGGATTTCCTGTCGCACGACATGCGCTCGCCGCAGACGTCGATTCTCGCGCTGCTCGAGGTCTACCGGAACGAACACGGCGACATGCCCGCGCTGCTGGAGCGCATCGCGGGCCACGCGCGCCGCGCGCTCGCGCTCGCCGACGGCTTCATCCATCTGACCCGTGCGCAATCGGAGCGCCGAGCGCACGAACTCGTGAGCCTCGACGAGGTCGTGCTCGACGCGGTCGACCAGCTGTGGGAGAAGGCGCTCGGATTCGGCAGCCGCATCGTCGCGCACGTGTGCGACGCCGAGTGCGCGACGATGGGCGATCGCATGATGCTCACGCGCGCGGTCGCGAACCTGATCGACAACGCGCTGAAATACGGGCCGGCCGGCGCCGACATCCATTGCACGCTGAACGACGACGGCGGCGCGTGGCTGATCGGCGTCGAGGACGCCGGCTCCGGCATCGCGCCCGAACAGCGCGCGGCCGCGACCGAATCGTTCGTGCGGCTCGAATCCGTGCATGGTGCGATGCGCGGCGGTTTCGGTCTCGGGCTGGCGTTCGTGCGTGCGACGGCGGCGCGGCATCGCGGCCAGATCCTGATGCGCGACACGGCGCGCGGCTTCATGGTCGCGCTGCGGTTGCCGGCTCAACGCGAGCGGTGA
- a CDS encoding chemotaxis protein CheW, whose product MNREAAAAGAAPIDVDDCWNRIGTSGDRSCERLAACLRCLNCPVYANHAARLLERPLDAAEMADGARRLGAHDAARMHRDDDTRHAALAFRVADEWLALPIGALREIVGTRPIHSLPHRRHSAVRGVVNIRGTLRIAISLGALLGLDAGKTRARGADGGFTRLLVAAHRGEPVVFPVDEVEGVLRFDASEWVPVPATVGRAGAGLSRGVLSWRGKSVGLLDDDRLFDAVTRSMR is encoded by the coding sequence CTGAACCGCGAAGCTGCCGCCGCCGGCGCGGCGCCGATCGACGTCGACGATTGCTGGAACCGGATCGGCACGAGCGGCGACCGCTCGTGCGAGCGGCTCGCCGCGTGCCTGCGCTGCCTGAACTGCCCGGTCTACGCAAACCATGCTGCGCGCTTGCTGGAGCGTCCGCTCGACGCGGCCGAGATGGCCGACGGCGCGCGGCGGCTCGGCGCGCACGACGCAGCCCGCATGCATCGCGACGACGATACGCGCCATGCGGCGCTGGCGTTTCGCGTCGCGGACGAATGGCTGGCGCTGCCGATCGGCGCGTTGCGCGAGATCGTCGGGACGCGCCCGATTCATTCGCTGCCGCATCGCCGCCATTCGGCGGTGCGCGGCGTGGTGAACATTCGCGGCACGCTGCGCATCGCGATCTCGCTCGGCGCGCTGCTCGGCCTGGACGCCGGCAAGACCCGCGCGCGCGGCGCCGACGGCGGCTTCACGCGCTTGCTGGTGGCCGCGCACCGCGGCGAGCCGGTGGTGTTTCCGGTGGACGAAGTCGAGGGCGTGCTGCGCTTCGATGCATCCGAATGGGTGCCCGTGCCGGCGACGGTCGGCCGCGCGGGCGCCGGCCTGTCGCGCGGCGTGCTGTCGTGGCGCGGCAAGTCGGTGGGGCTGCTCGACGACGACCGGCTGTTCGACGCGGTCACGCGGAGCATGCGATGA